One window of the Coregonus clupeaformis isolate EN_2021a unplaced genomic scaffold, ASM2061545v1 scaf1040, whole genome shotgun sequence genome contains the following:
- the LOC121584728 gene encoding LOW QUALITY PROTEIN: cytochrome P450 26A1 (The sequence of the model RefSeq protein was modified relative to this genomic sequence to represent the inferred CDS: inserted 4 bases in 2 codons; substituted 1 base at 1 genomic stop codon), whose translation MALHTLVATLLCTLVLPIFLFLVAVKLWEVYLIRGRDPGCRAPLPPGSMGLPFIGETLQLLLQRRKFLRMKRQKYGYIYRTHLFGNPTVRVLGANNVRQILLGEHKLVAVQWPASVRTILGSDTLSNMHGTQHKNQKKAIMRAFSRDALEHYIPVIQEEVRSAVRGWLEKDSYVLVYPEMKRLMFRIAMRILLGFDPDQIKTDEQELVEAFEEMIKNLFSLPIDVPFSGLYRGLKARNFIHSKIEENIQSKIDSVKAVKHRDALQQLIDSSRKGDEPFSMQAIKESATELLFGGHETTASAATSLVMFLGLNPDMVNKLRQELHQKEEEGVDLLGQNVNIEVLDQLKYTGCVIKETLRINPPVPGGFRVVLKTFELNGYQIPKGWTVIYSIXDTHDVAGVFPNKEEFNPERFMXPKPREDSSRFNYIPFGGGSRMCVGKEFAKVLLKIFLVELTLHCNWTLSNGPRPXRPGPTVYPVDNLPTVFTSYSRT comes from the exons ATGGCTTTGCACACTTTGGTGGCGACCCTTCTGTGCACGCTCGTGCTTCCAATCTTTCTCTTTTTAGTCGCGGTGAAGTTatgggaggtttatttgatcCGTGGTCGGGATCCCGGCTGTCGAGCCCCTCTCCCTCCTGGATCTATGGGGTTACCTTTCATCGGAGAGACGCTCCAACTCCTTCTCCAG AGGAGAAAGTTCCTGCGGATGAAACGGCAGAAGTATGGATACATTTACAGAACGCACCTCTTTGGCAACCCCACGGTGCGTGTCCTGGGAGCGAACAACGTCAGACAGATTCTGCTGGGTGAACATAAACTTGTCGCGGTGCAGTGGCCGGCTTCCGTCAGAACTATTCTGGGATCAGACACGCTCTCAAATATGCACGGGACCCAGCACAAAAACCAGAAAAAG GCTATAATGAGAGCGTTCTCCCGGGATGCTTTGGAACACTACATCCCCGTGATCCAGGAGGAGGTGAGGAGCGCCGTGAGGGGATGGCTGGAGAAGGACTCCTACGTGCTGGTCTACCCGGAGATGAAGCGCCTCATGTTCCGTATCGCCATGAGGATCCTCCTGGGCTTCGACCCGGACCAGATCAAGACCGACGAGCAGGAGCTGGTGGAGGCTTTCGAAGAGATGATCAAGAACCTTTTCTCCCTGCCCATCGATGTCCCCTTCAGCGGCTTGTACCGG GGATTGAAAGCCCGAAATTTCATCCACTCCAAAATCGAGGAGAACATCCAGAGTAAAATAGACAGCGTCAAAGCGGTGAAACACAGAGACGCGCTCCAACAGCTCATAGACAGCAGCAGGAAAGGGGATGAGCCCTTCAGCATGCAG GCAATTAAGGAATCAGCCACAGAGCTTTTATTTGGAGGCCATGAGACCACTGCCAGTGCAGCCACATCGCTGGTCATGTTCCTGGGACTCAACCCTGACATGGTCAACAAACTCAGACAAGAACTGCACCAGAAG gaggaagAAGGTGTGGATCTGCTGGGTCAGAATGTGAACATTGAGGTGTTGGACCAGTTAAAGTACACGGGCTGTGTCATCAAAGAGACCTTGAGGATAAACCCCCCTGTACCTGGAGGCTTCAGAGTGGTACTGAAGACATTCGAACTCAAT GGTTACCAGATCCCCAAAGGCTGGACCGTCATCTACAGTAT TGACACCCACGACGTGGCCGGCGTGTTCCCCAACAAAGAGGAGTTCAACCCGGAGCGTTTCAT GCCAAAGCCTCGGGAGGACTCCTCACGCTTCAACTACATCCCGTTCGGAGGCGGCTCCAGGATGTGTGTAGGAAAAGAGTTCGCCAAGGTCCTCCTCAAGATATTCCTGGTAGAGCTCACACTGCACTGCAACTGGACTCTATCGAACGGCCCCCGACCATGAAGACCCGGCCCTACGGTCTACCCTGTTGACAACCTGCCCACTGTGTTCACTAGTTACAGCCGCACCTAG